The Hominilimicola fabiformis sequence AGATAATGAATATGTTAAAAGAAAAAAATATTTATTTTGGTGTATATTCACACGAAAATGTAAAATATATTTCGGATAACATAATTAAAAATTTGCAAGCAGTCAGAGAAAAGCCTGAAATTGAAATTAAAGCTACTCCGACATTAAAAGATGCCGCATTATATGATAAGTTATACGGTAAAGAAATAGTAAAAGGATACTATATTACCGATAGCGTGACACTGAATGATGATACATTTGTTATGGGATATAATCCTAATGCACCGGAACCGTATGTAACGTGGTTAAAATCAGGGGATAATTCTTATTCAATGGGACATTACTTCGATAATGAGTTAAAAGCTAAGTGTAATCTGTTGGAACGTGCGGAGAAAAATTTGGATTATGTAAAAGATGGATTCATCAATAATATCGAAAGCGATATATCTGAAGGACAAGCTATTGAACCAAAAGATTATGAATTCTATAAAACACTGGTATCAGAGTCTAAAACTGATATGAATGAAACTGAAAAATACTATTGTGAGGCAGTTAATGATCCGAATAGGTGTATGCAAACAGTTGAAGAAAAACCATGGGTGATTAAATATGTCGGAGAACAAACACCTGAATTGTGTATGGCAGCGGTACAAAATGACGGTATGGCACTTGAATATGTCAGAGAACAAACACCTGAATTATGTATGGCGGCAATACAAGATAATTTCAGAGCAATTCGTTTTGTAAAAGAGCAGACACCGGAGTTGTGTATGGCAGCGGTACAAGAAAGTGCTAAGGCATTGCAGTATGTAAAAGAACAAACTCCTGAAATGCTTATTACCGCAATGAAACACGACATTAGAGCAATCAATTATGTTTCAGAAGATTGTGCAAATTCACTTATAGATAAAGTTGAAAAAACAATAGCTAACGGACAAGCAGTTGATCCTGTTGAATACAATGTGTATAAAGCCTTAACAACAGAGTGTGAAGAATTTAATTCAGAAGTTGATATGAATGAAGATTTTGAGATGTGAAAGGAAGATGAAAAATGAAGAAAGTGTATAAAAGTATTTTAGCGGCAACCATAGCACTATCGACAACGATGTCGATAGTAACAGGATTTGCGGCAAACAACGACAAAGAAAAAAATCAAGAAAATAATTCGGCTATAACATATAATGCCGGAAACGAGATTAAACCTGATGTACAAGTTTTAAGCGATAACGGTACACAACTTACAAAAGGTGTGGATTATGATTTATCTTATGAGAACAATGTAAATGTCGGTAAGGCTACGGTCAATATTACATTCAAAGGCAATTATGAAGGTACAAGAAGTGTAAACTTCAATATCATTGCCAAAGCACTATCAAACGATTTGATTGATATATCGGAAACACCGGCACAAACATACACAGGAAGTGCCATTACACCAACACCAACAATTAAATTTGGTGATGTCACCCTTGTTAAGGACAAGGACTATACATTGTCATATACGGACAATGTAAATGCCGGTAAAGCAAAAATCAATGTATCGTTCATCGGCAACTATTCCGGTACGGCTTCAACGACTTTTGATATTATAGCGGATGTACTTAATCAAGAGAAAGTAAGTATATCAGAAACAGCTGCACAGACTTATACCGGAAGTGCAATTACACCTACACCGACAATAAAATACGGTGAGGTCACATTGGTT is a genomic window containing:
- a CDS encoding AAA family ATPase: MNTMVVNCYAGPGAGKTTCAWEVASQLKKKGINTEYVSEYAKELVWEGKYDVLENQEHLFAEQAKRLERLRGKVEVIVTDSPILMSHIYGRNNSTDFTMRIDDEYKKYYNFNLFIKRGDTFQQAGRIQNLEESKALDRKIMNMLKEKNIYFGVYSHENVKYISDNIIKNLQAVREKPEIEIKATPTLKDAALYDKLYGKEIVKGYYITDSVTLNDDTFVMGYNPNAPEPYVTWLKSGDNSYSMGHYFDNELKAKCNLLERAEKNLDYVKDGFINNIESDISEGQAIEPKDYEFYKTLVSESKTDMNETEKYYCEAVNDPNRCMQTVEEKPWVIKYVGEQTPELCMAAVQNDGMALEYVREQTPELCMAAIQDNFRAIRFVKEQTPELCMAAVQESAKALQYVKEQTPEMLITAMKHDIRAINYVSEDCANSLIDKVEKTIANGQAVDPVEYNVYKALTTECEEFNSEVDMNEDFEM